The Magnolia sinica isolate HGM2019 chromosome 11, MsV1, whole genome shotgun sequence DNA window aaactatgAATATGAAAATGCTACATTGGAACCTTTCTTGGCCCTCTCTGATGTTTCTACGCCATCCAAACCGTCGTTGGATtcccacctggatgaaggaaaaacacaaacatcagcccgATCTAGGATTTCTGTGTCCctcgagaaggtttcaatggcgtgcATTCAACGCCCACGGTTTCTTGTTGTGTGGGCTCACTCGAATTTTGATTTTCCTCGTGCTTGGGCTAccgtcctaaaatgaactgtacaaacggatgcacggagtggatataacacacacatcacggtgggccccgcagagCCTAGGGTTACGGGATTTTTAGTCCACGCTTTTCCTGCTCCAATCTGCATACTGTCGGTGTCTCACAGCATGTGATGATCCAGGCCCGTTCATCTAGCTCTTACCATAGATGGCTGAAGCAGGAAAAGATCTCATCCACACAAATTGGCTTAGATACAATAACTCACCTTGGCAAAGGTGATGATCCCCTTTCGGCCATTGGTCAGATTCTTTCAATATTGACCGTTTGTTATAGGAGCttctagatggacggtctgaatcacCTCTCTCGAAATGCAGAAGAGATCTCACTAGCATCCAAATGCTAACTACTATTTGTAGATACGCTAACCGTCATGGAAATCGTTTTCATTCCTTCGCCggtcacatgttcgatgaaattccCGAAAGAAGTGCCCTTAACCTGTTTGATTCATTGCCTGAAAGAAATCCCTGTTTCTACAACTCTACAGTTATTGGATTGGCTAAACATGGCAATGTCGAAGAATCACTCAAGTTGTTTTGTCGTGCTAACAGCTTGGGAATAAGGCACACGAAGTACGCTCTCTGCAGTGCTCTTAATTCTTGTATGAAAGCGCTCAATCAGCGTTTGGGTTTGCAAATCCATGCCAGGATAATTCGAATTGGGTATGAAGAGAATCTCTTTCTAAACAGTGCTCTTGTGGATTTATATGCGAAATGCGATGCGTTGGTTGATGCTAAGAGAGTTTTCGATGGTATGGAAGAACATGATCAAGTTTCATGGACTTCAATTATATCAGGATTCGCGCAAGATGGGTTTGGAAAGGAGGCTTTGGAATTCTTTAAAAAGATGTTGAAGAGTGAGATTAGACCCAATTGCTTTACTTTCACCAGTGTCATTAGTGCTTGCACAGGTCTGGAGTCGGCTTTCGAGCAAGTTGCATTGCTTCATGCTCATGTTATAAAGCTTGGGTTTGAGCCCAACAATTATGTCATCAGCTCTCTTGTAGACTGTTATGCAAAATGTGGTAAAATCAGAGAAGCTATGTTGGTCTTTGATGCAGCTGTTGAGAGGGATGTTATTGTTTACAACGCCATGATAGCAGGCTTTTCCCAGAACTTACTTGGCGAAGAGGCCTTGAAACTGTTTATAGAAATGCGTCAAAGCGAAACAAGTCCGACCCATTTTACATTTTCCAGCCTTTTGAATGCTTGTGGGAGTCTGGCAGTGCTCCGGCTGGGGAAACAGATCCATTTGATTATTACCAAGATGGGTTTGGATCGAAATGTGTTCATCACGTGCTCTTTGGTTGATATGTATTCAAAGTGCGGGAGTGTCGATGATGCTCGCTGCATCTTTGATAGCACGGTCGAACGAAACAGCATCTTGTGGACCTCAATGATCATGGGTTTTGCTCAGAACGGAAGGGTGGAAGATGGGCTTGAGCTGTTTGAGCTATTGGTGAAGGATGGTGTGAAACCGGACCATGTTTGCTTCACTGGCGTATTGACTGCTTGCAACCATGCTGGCTTCCTAGACAAAGGCATAGGCTATTTTGATTCGATGAGAAGTGAATATGGTTTGGTTCCTGACTTAGACCAATACGCTTGCATCATCGATCTTTATGGGCGAAACGGGCACTTGAGAAAAGCTAAGGAGTTGATGGATTGCATGCCTTTCGAGCCTAATTCCGTCATGTGGAGctcctttttgggttcatgtaGAGTTCATGGTGAAATAGAGCTTGGAGTGGAGGCCGCGAATCATCTTTTGAAAATGGAGCCTTTTAATGCCACCTCATATGTAACGCTTGCGAACATGTATGCCGATGTTGGTATGTGGGATGAAGTAGCTGAGGTTAGGAAGATGATGAAATGTAAGGGACTGAGGAAGAGGGCTGGATGCAGTTGGATTGAAGTCGATAAACGAGTGCATGTTTTTTCAGTTTGTGATAGTTCTCATCCTCAATGGCGAGAAATTTACAGTGAATTAGATAAGCTGATTATGGAAATGAGACAGTCTGAATATCTCCCGACGGCAAAACGAGACGTCAGTATTGGTAATGAGGAGTTTGACTTGTGTTGCAGTGATGGATGAGGAACAAATGGAAGCATGGATGCAGATGTGAATGTGTATAAATGGCAGAGTAAACAGGAAATTCATTTGGGGCATGTTTGGTTTTCCGATTACAATTGTAAATTATtggaaatgggtaatgattacttaTTCCTTAATTGTGACATCACCCACATTTGTCTGCAATGAAGAATTTGCTACCATTGTTTGTTTTACTTGGGCGTAACtaaaaaaatagtaattttatgatgtaaaaatgtaatgattataattttcttTATCTGTTTCCTTTACCGGTGTATCTGACTCTCGATTTATGagctgtattaaaaaaaaaaaaaaaacctataatgACTTATTTACTTTGCATTACAcaagaaattggaaaaccaaacttGCCCTCGGAGAAATATTCACTTACAGGCTATGGTGCATTAGGATTTCAGccataaaaaaaattcagatgGGCATCTAATCTGGATTGTTGGACTTTTTCTGACAGCCGTATTTATATGCAAGTTTGATTTGCCCAATCGACAGATCaacattatttttggtccatgataTGTTCATGGTGTACCCTACCTGTTGAACGGTCTAGGTCTGCCCAATCATCGACTCATGTTTCATCCTCCCACAGCAGTGGGAATTGGTAAATACTTTGGTAGGGTGCTGGGCTTGGTACATCTGCACATGAAAGTTGCAAACATGGAATTCATTAACTGAAATTAATCTGTCTAAATTATGGAATCCACTGTTGCTACGTCATGGCTCCGAGATCAAATCGGTTgaacaatccttttttttttttaataatgtgcTTAGAATATATCCGGCGCATTGCTGTAGGATACATTAAGACTTGCATTAGATTTTAGGTCATCTTTCAATAATCCAAGCTGTTTACATGATAATATTAGGGCTCATTTGGAACCAACAGTAAACGGAGGTTTTAGATGATCAAAACGAGGATTTTGCATTCATTTGGAAATTGTCCTGCAATTGTCAATTTGATCCCCTTACTcgttgttgatgcagttttttaGTAGACCTTCCTTGGTTAACCCTCTGGGACCTGCACAGGAGAAAGTAagagacaaaggaggccctgacttgtataggggaccctccgatgcccaaGTTAGGACCTTAGGTCTTTTATAGGATAGAATCTTAGGGAAAAGAGTCTCCAGTCGGGTATTAGGATTTGTGTATGTACATTTCATTGGCTAGAAGAACCTCTATTTATATGAGAGGGAAGATCACATCGTAAGGAGTATTTCTCATTTAGAATTCCTGATATGTTGGAGATCTTCTTGAGATTATGGCTGTTCGAGATTCATGGGATTTAATTTTATCTctcgaagatcttgggagagatctttggGCTGTTAGAGCAATTCCTGGACTGTTAGTTTCGGAAAAGGTTGGGTGGTAGAGGCACTAGATATAGTAGACATAAATAATATTGAGCTTTTTATTAGATTAGCACTTATCTTGTCAGAGGTTATGCCGACCTATGGCTGACCTATGGCCGACTTATAGCCGATCCATGACTGACCCATAGCCAATGTATATTCAACCATACATATGTTCGATATATATCTAACTTATGGTTTAGGTCGACCTATAGCCGACTTATGATTTATGTCAATAATCAGCTATTTAAGTGGACTTACAGTTGCATCTTATTTAAGTGGCCTTACAGTTATATCGACCTATTTGAAGGTCGACCATTCCTTGCCAGTAAATGCCTCTTAAAGCACAAGCCCTATTGAGTCCGTGTTGATTTATAGAGTTAATCTATTCCATAAGTTGTTCTATTTTTCCCCCAACACTCGTCAAACTAGGTAATAAAAGGCATTTTCACTAATAACCAATCTATTTGGTTTTTAGAGAGTTGGCTTTCAAGGGAATCCTTGATTTCGATAACCATCGTTttgatggtgcatccaaacaagcctttaCATTGTACCAAGGTGGCCAATTGAGTGCCATGATTTTAAGACTCGGGGTAAGTTTGATATGAACCATTCAATTCAACTCGGACCCGTGTCATTTGATCAGGTTCAATAGCATAAGTCACCCTCAGAGTCACCCCCAACTCTTGAGTCATTACAACCCTGATTAGACTAACAAGTAAATGGGTTGTTCTAAGTTGTGTTTTTAATAACTTTATTAGCATAATTCAACCCACGGATATCTGTCTCATCGATAGTTTGTTCAACCCTAGTGTTTTTAGTATCAGCATCGATGCATGTATCGCCCCATTGGATACGAAAACATATTAGGTATTGCATGTAccattgtttttagtttttagtttttagtttttaattaattaattaatttataatattggaaaattggtctaatttatttatttattattatttttttaaaagaagacaTTAATTTACACTTGAAAATtaaaagatcacaaaaaataaGCATACATGATAAGTTTCTTTCATATAGAGTCGAATTATACATCACCTGAcagaagtgatgcaactatattagAAAACAATTCATCTAATTTAAATCATAGACGACGTGTATGGAAACATAGCAAACATATTCAAAAGACAAAATTGTACTCAATGTagagttcatttatttttaaaaaatatgtttatttttaaaaaaataaataattgagTGTAGATGATGTCAAGATCAACATACaatcatacatacataaataTAATGCATAAATAATATTTAGTCaatgtaaattttaaaatttttacttatttttattttttattttttaaaaagttttatcAATTTGTAAAACAGCCTTCAAGCACTTTCACATGACTTTTTTACACTCTAATTGCAAGTGAATTTGAtaaaatcaattttttaaaagatttttcttaactatctctctccctctctcttttaaatttcaaaaattgaAGGTCAAAATTCACAATTAAGCatgcaaaatatataaaataatgaaTTACTAATTTTAATCCATAGATTTCAAACAatttaacaaaaacaaaaattcaaATTAGCAAAAACTCACTGATTGAATTTCTAGTACCACACACTATCTGATCTCAATTATGCAACTCaaattctttttttctctttaaaaaatgaaaatgattggTCAAAATCTCTTTAATAGATTGTCAAATGAAGCTCTACTTTTAGAGATTAGCCACAAAGCTCTTAAAAAATAAGTGACGGGGATGTCACATTTTCTTTTAGAGCTTATTTGACTTATGcagtaaaatatatttttttatattaatttttgGACAACTTTATtcttaaactttttaaataaTTCTCATATTTGCCCTCCTCTCTTATCTTTTCAATATCCGTGGAGCAActtatattgaaggtggggctcacatgctgGATggtctatatcaaggtgggctcacataatgCGTGGTGACATCAaaagtgggtctcacatgatggatgccttacatcaaagtgtggccttacatgatggatgacccacatcaaaggtgggacctgcatgatggacattgaaggtgggacaccatgatagaaggttgacatcataTGTGGGCCTGCATGACGAACAACACATATTGAAGGTTgcaacccacatgatggatggtccgcggcaaaggtgggatccacatgatggatggtgaacatcaaagttgggtcccacgtggtggatgttccacatcaaaatgtggcctcacatgatggactatttacatcaagtgggccccacataatggacagtccatagcaaaggtgggacccacatgatggaggtggacatcaaaggtgggcttgcatgatgaatggtccaaattaaggtgggcctacataatggatggttcacatcaaaggtgggccctacatgatggatgatcgacatcaaagtgtggcccaacatgatggaccatccacattaagtggaccccacttgatggacggtccacatcaaaggtggaacccacataatggatggtgatatcaaggtgggcccacgtgatggacggttaatatcaaaggtgggctcacatgatgaacaatccatattgaagggGGGGCCcgcataatgaatggtccacattaaggtaGTCCACACAATAgagagagtgggccacacatgataaatgggccacatcaaagtgCGGCCTCtcgtgatggacaatccacattaagtgggccacacctaatggaaggtccacatccaaggtttcGCATAATGGacgacccatatccaaagtggctcaacatgatggatgatccatatataaggtgcaccccacatgatggatggtgcaaATAAAAAATGGGCCGCACGTGATGATAACCcactttgaaggtggggcccacacattggACACGCGAAATATGGATTCCATGtggtgggtagtggacattgagggcCCCATATgaaggacaattagcattgatgggtGGGCTTCACATAATGGATGATCTAcgtcaaggtggtccccacatagCGGATGGTCCATTTTAAAGGTCaaaccctaatgatgaatgatccacatccaagATAAGCCTCTCATGATGAGCATCTCACTTTAAAGGTTTGgctcacatgatagatgatctacatcaaaggtgggctcttcGTAATAGAGGATTCACATCCAACGTTTGAtataatggacggtttaaatgtcTCGAAACATGAAGGTTGTTGCCATCCATTCTTATaccatttggagtgggccacacatgtagtgTGACAAAAGTCAATTTTTTAACATGTTGGGCCTGGCTGATAAGTTGACCGGCCTGATTTTTCTGCCACCTTCCTCCTGCAAGTATGAATATTTAGAAATTCTTTATCCAATTGTGGCCCataatttgaacggtctggattgatgaATTAATCTCTAGAAATGATCAAGTGCTCTTAGAGCTCTACAAGTTATCCGGAGGTTGGGAAGGTCTGTTCTAACGATCCGAGCCACCCATTAGGTCCAGCAAACATTTCATGGGCTTCCAAGAATTAATTGAATCGATCAGATCATCTTATCCGTTCGTAAGTTGAAATTATTTGTTATAGCCGTTCATCTTCCAAGCCATGGACCGAATGTTTAGAAGGGTCTGATGGAGGTGATTCACTGGAAGAATAATCAATCCATAATAAGCtccaacaaatgaatggtttaaattaTTTATTGACCTAATTTTTTGTAAGTAATCTTGAACCGTCAATTTTTATAGGCTATTGATCTGACACTTAGAGTTGTCTGATCTGTTTGATTGATGCATGGTAGCCAAAGAAATGTATGCCGCATCTAATGGACAATTcttatccatcaaatggacggtccaagTGTTCCAATACAAGTAGGAGCACCATAAGTTATATTGCCACGAGAGCATTTGATCATTTTCATAGTATATCACCCTAAGTAACGAAAAAAATAttttcacatggggcccacaaaatcttCGTAATCGTAGGATGAAAGGATTGGTCGGAGACCAGGTCACCAGGGATATCACTGGTGACctgattctgtggggcccaccgtgatgcatccacgccatccatccatttttctagctcatttcagggcatgagcccaaaaatgaggcagatccaaagctcaagtggacagtTTATAAGTTTTGGAGTTATACTGAGAAATGTCATAAGAGGAAGTTTGGATGCATGGATAGTCCAcatgaaaatcatttttttattttttattattcttattaattgtttttcattcaCCAGCTCTTCTCTGTTTAGGAAGTAAAATAATTTCTctttaggaaaaaataaaataaaataaaataaatatataaaataactcCAATATGATTTTAATTCATAATTGTTTCCTAGTGACTCCATTCAtcagatgagtggattgaatggcatatacacatcatgggAGACCGtacacaatttggacagtt harbors:
- the LOC131218787 gene encoding pentatricopeptide repeat-containing protein At2g13600-like; this translates as MLTTICRYANRHGNRFHSFAGHMFDEIPERSALNLFDSLPERNPCFYNSTVIGLAKHGNVEESLKLFCRANSLGIRHTKYALCSALNSCMKALNQRLGLQIHARIIRIGYEENLFLNSALVDLYAKCDALVDAKRVFDGMEEHDQVSWTSIISGFAQDGFGKEALEFFKKMLKSEIRPNCFTFTSVISACTGLESAFEQVALLHAHVIKLGFEPNNYVISSLVDCYAKCGKIREAMLVFDAAVERDVIVYNAMIAGFSQNLLGEEALKLFIEMRQSETSPTHFTFSSLLNACGSLAVLRLGKQIHLIITKMGLDRNVFITCSLVDMYSKCGSVDDARCIFDSTVERNSILWTSMIMGFAQNGRVEDGLELFELLVKDGVKPDHVCFTGVLTACNHAGFLDKGIGYFDSMRSEYGLVPDLDQYACIIDLYGRNGHLRKAKELMDCMPFEPNSVMWSSFLGSCRVHGEIELGVEAANHLLKMEPFNATSYVTLANMYADVGMWDEVAEVRKMMKCKGLRKRAGCSWIEVDKRVHVFSVCDSSHPQWREIYSELDKLIMEMRQSEYLPTAKRDVSIGNEEFDLCCSDG